Proteins encoded within one genomic window of Streptomyces sp. NBC_01314:
- a CDS encoding cytidine deaminase, with protein MTTEPHPVDHELIRAAADVARTRCRGDNHTMAAAARARDGRILTAVNAYHFTGGPCAELVLIGAAAAQGAYELDTIVAVGDRDRGVVPPCGRCRQVLLDYFPALKVIVGEDAHTRTVPIADLLPESYVWADHQLDAE; from the coding sequence ATGACCACCGAGCCCCACCCCGTCGATCACGAACTCATCCGGGCCGCGGCTGACGTCGCACGCACTCGATGCCGGGGCGACAACCACACCATGGCGGCCGCGGCCCGCGCCCGGGACGGCCGGATCCTCACGGCCGTGAACGCCTACCACTTCACCGGAGGCCCCTGCGCCGAACTGGTCCTCATCGGCGCTGCCGCCGCCCAGGGCGCCTACGAGCTGGACACCATCGTCGCCGTGGGCGACCGCGACCGGGGAGTCGTTCCGCCCTGCGGACGATGTCGACAGGTCCTTCTCGACTACTTTCCCGCCCTCAAGGTCATCGTCGGTGAGGACGCCCACACCCGAACCGTCCCCATCGCCGACCTGCTGCCCGAAAGCTACGTCTGGGCCGACCATCAGCTCGACGCCGAGTAG
- a CDS encoding VanW family protein, whose amino-acid sequence MRPRITSVSPLALTGGALMVGVGGLYLAGLLVTGGEVEAGTTVRGVDVGVDIGGLSRAEAIRELDDHLAVAGSRELAVKIGDRSASIDPRQAGLIFDAEQTVDRAARTAADPFSVIGGFFRSGGDIEPVVHLDKGKARTVLGKLARTLDQKVRDGAVTFENGRVEQVAPHRGYALDVDAAVRTLRTTFLHGAADTVTALPTRETQPQVAAEEVRRAVRDFAQPAMSAPVTLTTGGRRFTISQAVVGEYLRMRPDDSGRLIPKLDGKGLRSVPAVARPLAGVTATAENARLRLDGDQVVVAGDARTGVQVTDKALSEAVLPLLTKAGADRTGEVAARRIQPRVTRENAARLGLTEKMSSFTVNFEPAAYRTKNIGRAAQLINGSVVMPDETWSFNRTVGQRTEANGFVEGIMILDDQFTKASGGGVSAVATTMFNAMFFAGVKPVEHGAHSFYIERYPEGREATVAWGSLDLRFTNDSGNAIYIQAESTDTSVTVTFVGTRPYDEIKSVKGPRSNVKPPEQRVSADKKCVPQTPLEGFDVTVERVFYNDGKEVGREPFRTHYTPRDEITCEAPQQPDSGRPDAR is encoded by the coding sequence ATGCGCCCTCGAATAACCTCCGTGTCGCCCCTCGCCCTGACGGGCGGTGCGCTGATGGTCGGAGTCGGCGGTCTGTATCTGGCCGGGCTGCTCGTCACGGGTGGTGAGGTCGAGGCGGGTACGACGGTGCGCGGAGTGGACGTCGGAGTGGACATCGGGGGCCTCAGCCGTGCGGAGGCCATCCGCGAGCTGGACGATCACCTGGCGGTGGCCGGCTCGCGGGAGCTGGCCGTGAAGATCGGTGATCGCAGCGCATCCATCGACCCGCGGCAGGCCGGACTCATCTTCGACGCCGAGCAGACCGTCGACCGGGCTGCACGCACAGCCGCCGATCCGTTCAGCGTGATCGGCGGGTTCTTCCGCTCGGGGGGCGACATCGAGCCGGTCGTACACCTCGACAAGGGCAAGGCCCGCACCGTTCTCGGGAAGCTGGCGCGGACGCTCGACCAGAAGGTCCGCGACGGGGCCGTCACCTTCGAGAACGGCCGGGTCGAGCAGGTCGCTCCGCACCGTGGTTACGCGCTGGACGTGGACGCGGCGGTCCGCACCCTGCGAACCACCTTCCTGCACGGCGCGGCGGACACGGTCACGGCCCTGCCCACCCGCGAGACCCAGCCGCAGGTGGCGGCGGAGGAGGTACGGCGGGCGGTGCGCGACTTCGCGCAGCCGGCGATGTCGGCGCCCGTCACGCTCACCACGGGCGGCAGGCGGTTCACGATCAGTCAGGCCGTGGTGGGCGAGTACCTGAGGATGCGGCCGGACGACTCCGGCAGACTGATACCGAAACTGGACGGCAAGGGCCTGCGTTCCGTCCCCGCGGTGGCCCGCCCGCTGGCCGGCGTCACTGCCACGGCCGAGAACGCCCGACTGCGGCTGGACGGCGACCAGGTCGTGGTGGCCGGCGATGCCCGGACCGGCGTACAGGTCACCGACAAGGCACTGAGCGAGGCCGTGCTGCCGCTGCTCACCAAAGCGGGCGCCGACCGTACCGGGGAAGTGGCCGCGCGACGGATCCAGCCGCGGGTGACCCGCGAGAACGCGGCGCGGCTGGGGCTGACGGAGAAGATGTCCTCCTTCACCGTCAACTTCGAACCGGCGGCGTACCGCACGAAGAACATCGGGCGCGCCGCGCAACTCATCAACGGCTCCGTCGTCATGCCCGACGAGACCTGGAGCTTCAACCGGACCGTGGGGCAGCGCACCGAGGCCAACGGCTTCGTCGAGGGCATCATGATCCTCGACGACCAGTTCACCAAGGCGTCCGGCGGCGGTGTCTCCGCGGTGGCCACGACCATGTTCAACGCGATGTTCTTCGCCGGGGTCAAGCCCGTGGAGCACGGCGCCCACTCCTTCTACATCGAGCGCTACCCGGAGGGCCGTGAGGCGACGGTCGCCTGGGGCAGCCTCGATCTCAGGTTCACCAACGACTCGGGCAACGCCATATACATCCAGGCCGAGTCCACCGACACCTCGGTGACCGTCACCTTCGTCGGCACCAGGCCCTACGACGAGATCAAGTCGGTGAAGGGACCCCGGAGCAACGTGAAGCCGCCGGAACAGAGGGTGAGCGCCGACAAGAAATGCGTGCCGCAGACCCCGCTCGAAGGCTTCGACGTCACCGTGGAGCGGGTCTTCTACAACGACGGCAAGGAAGTAGGACGGGAGCCGTTCCGCACCCACTACACCCCGCGTGACGAGATCACCTGCGAAGCCCCTCAGCAACCCGACAGCGGTCGGCCCGACGCCAGGTAG
- a CDS encoding jacalin-like lectin, whose product MRRPLACLVAAAAALGGLIAAAPSAAAAESGTFNVLSYNVAGLPEAISSAATPRESSTTTIGQRTAPYDIVHVQEDFNYHAYLYAADTTHAHRTPTSGGAGIGSGLNTLSKISYDEDDFERVGWNTCTYGSGDCLTPKGFTFMRERLAEGVYVDFYNLHTNAGVNDDDLAARADNLSQLTEFISTHSAGNAVVVMGDTNTRYTRTGDTIAEFAAANGLTDPWVQLIRGGVAPAKGSDALVCDQTGTTVPNDCEVVDKILYRGSKLVSLNATSYNNEHSEFLTDDGLMLSDHDPLTVDFSWSRNAAFQLSDQFGGPHGDYYNDIGGVPAGARATTVALRAGSRIDQLSLTLSNGTTLTHGGSGGTASSLTLGSGEYVSTAHLCQGQKDGHTRIFYARFTTSLGRTLAGGTTTSDCVTRTAPSGRQIAGFHGRSDDEVDKVGFIYTQR is encoded by the coding sequence ATGCGCAGACCCCTCGCCTGTCTGGTGGCGGCAGCCGCCGCCCTCGGCGGGCTCATCGCGGCCGCCCCCTCCGCGGCGGCCGCCGAGTCGGGCACCTTCAACGTCCTCAGCTACAACGTCGCCGGCCTGCCCGAAGCGATCTCCAGCGCAGCGACGCCCCGCGAGTCCAGCACCACGACGATCGGGCAGCGGACGGCGCCGTACGACATCGTCCACGTCCAGGAGGACTTCAACTACCACGCCTACCTCTACGCCGCCGACACCACGCACGCCCACCGCACCCCCACCAGCGGCGGCGCCGGCATCGGCAGCGGGCTCAACACCCTGTCGAAGATCTCCTACGACGAGGACGACTTCGAACGGGTGGGCTGGAACACCTGCACCTACGGCTCGGGCGACTGCCTGACCCCCAAAGGCTTCACCTTCATGCGGGAACGCCTCGCCGAGGGCGTCTACGTCGACTTCTACAACCTGCACACCAACGCCGGTGTCAACGACGACGACCTCGCCGCCCGAGCCGACAACCTCAGCCAGCTCACCGAGTTCATCAGCACCCACTCCGCGGGCAACGCCGTAGTCGTCATGGGCGACACCAACACCCGCTACACCCGCACCGGCGACACCATCGCCGAGTTCGCCGCCGCCAACGGTCTCACCGACCCCTGGGTCCAACTGATCCGCGGCGGCGTGGCTCCCGCCAAGGGGAGCGACGCCCTGGTCTGCGACCAGACGGGGACCACCGTCCCCAACGACTGCGAGGTCGTCGACAAGATCCTCTACCGCGGCAGCAAGCTCGTCTCGCTCAACGCCACGTCCTACAACAACGAGCACTCCGAGTTCCTCACCGACGACGGGCTCATGCTCTCCGACCACGATCCGCTCACCGTGGACTTCTCCTGGTCGCGGAATGCCGCCTTCCAGCTCAGCGACCAGTTCGGCGGCCCGCACGGCGACTACTACAACGACATCGGTGGCGTGCCCGCCGGCGCCCGCGCCACCACCGTCGCGCTGCGGGCCGGTTCCCGCATCGACCAGCTGAGCCTGACCCTGTCGAACGGCACCACGCTCACCCACGGAGGCTCCGGCGGCACCGCGTCCTCGCTGACACTCGGCAGCGGGGAGTACGTCTCGACGGCGCACCTGTGCCAAGGGCAGAAGGACGGTCACACGCGGATCTTCTATGCCCGGTTCACCACCAGCCTCGGCCGAACCCTGGCCGGCGGCACCACGACCTCCGACTGCGTGACACGCACCGCGCCGTCCGGCCGGCAGATCGCCGGGTTCCACGGCCGCTCCGACGACGAGGTCGACAAGGTCGGTTTCATCTACACCCAGCGCTGA
- a CDS encoding zinc ribbon domain-containing protein, whose amino-acid sequence MAGLVVLAAMDRQQVTLVRVDEVTARLRVKLPLRAAPVSGRDWAWHVIDIRLPGTVRADAVLHTPTLRPAGGGRIAVDLPHSRPAPPTTASGHRVAIGFDWGVNTLLTGTVGRLSGQGETARVVTDDRPLIFDATAVSAKLHRLRGHREHLAAKRDHYQHLADGYGSPHLARAELLDKAAVLQVEHQRVCARIRHLNQALAWSAARWAIDQSTALGATVIYLEDLTTLEARGRRRGNARLSGQVRGTVADAIRHLATKAGIAVVTVPARGTSAQCPGCLHPLGHHPAPDRLEERGRSWAHCARCGLSMDRDHAAARRIVARGLLAQSHTVTERATGTRTIRTTVEGTVRPVRRPKKTTRHLRRARRKQAAPPRPRGPRTTPGKGHPTPSRPTGPHQRHIPRPAGQPATAPAPAVAVAVAVAVKTSRRMPDVRTVPATTPAGVVQRPAGHDTKTPAPPGPVPGHGVPVPPHPEASPAWRGRLSRETCRRRTRAAERTGFHHVHATEVHHLTPRFGPHRDATRPRRARKA is encoded by the coding sequence GTGGCTGGGCTGGTGGTGCTGGCGGCGATGGACCGCCAACAGGTCACCCTGGTACGGGTGGACGAGGTCACGGCCCGGCTGCGGGTGAAACTCCCGCTGCGTGCGGCACCGGTATCGGGGCGGGACTGGGCCTGGCATGTGATCGACATCCGCCTGCCGGGCACCGTGCGGGCCGATGCGGTCCTGCACACCCCCACCCTGCGCCCGGCTGGTGGCGGGCGCATCGCGGTGGACCTGCCGCACTCCCGTCCCGCCCCGCCCACCACAGCCTCCGGGCACCGGGTAGCCATCGGGTTCGACTGGGGCGTCAACACCCTGCTCACCGGCACGGTGGGCCGCCTGTCCGGCCAGGGCGAGACGGCGCGGGTGGTCACCGACGACCGCCCCCTGATCTTCGACGCCACCGCGGTCAGTGCGAAACTGCACCGGCTGCGCGGCCACCGCGAACACCTCGCCGCCAAACGCGACCACTACCAGCACCTCGCCGACGGATACGGTTCCCCGCACCTGGCCCGGGCCGAACTCCTGGACAAGGCTGCGGTGCTTCAGGTGGAGCATCAGCGGGTGTGTGCCCGCATCCGCCACCTCAACCAGGCACTGGCCTGGTCGGCGGCCCGCTGGGCCATCGACCAGAGCACCGCACTCGGCGCCACCGTCATCTACCTGGAAGACCTCACTACCCTGGAAGCCCGCGGGCGCAGGCGCGGTAACGCCCGGTTGTCCGGGCAGGTCCGCGGCACCGTCGCCGACGCGATCCGGCACCTGGCCACCAAGGCGGGGATCGCGGTGGTCACCGTCCCGGCCCGCGGCACCTCCGCCCAATGCCCCGGATGCCTGCACCCACTCGGCCACCACCCCGCCCCCGACCGGCTCGAGGAGCGGGGCCGGAGCTGGGCCCACTGCGCCCGCTGTGGGCTGTCCATGGACCGTGACCATGCCGCAGCCCGGCGGATCGTCGCACGCGGCCTGCTCGCCCAGTCCCACACCGTCACCGAGCGCGCCACCGGCACCCGCACCATCCGCACCACCGTGGAAGGCACCGTCCGCCCGGTACGCCGACCGAAGAAGACCACCCGCCACCTGCGCCGCGCCCGCCGCAAACAGGCCGCACCACCCCGCCCGCGCGGGCCCAGAACCACCCCCGGCAAAGGCCACCCCACCCCCAGCAGACCCACCGGCCCACACCAGCGGCACATCCCACGCCCGGCCGGACAGCCAGCCACAGCCCCCGCCCCAGCAGTGGCTGTGGCTGTGGCTGTGGCTGTGAAGACTTCCCGCCGTATGCCCGATGTGCGTACGGTCCCCGCCACCACCCCTGCCGGGGTGGTTCAGCGTCCGGCGGGGCATGACACCAAGACACCAGCCCCTCCCGGACCGGTGCCAGGTCATGGAGTACCCGTCCCACCCCACCCGGAGGCTTCTCCGGCGTGGCGGGGGCGGCTCTCACGCGAAACCTGTCGACGGCGCACCCGCGCCGCCGAGCGGACCGGCTTCCACCACGTGCACGCCACCGAAGTCCACCACCTCACCCCGAGGTTCGGACCCCACCGTGACGCCACACGGCCACGCCGCGCCCGAAAAGCCTGA
- a CDS encoding MaoC/PaaZ C-terminal domain-containing protein codes for MRTVIYAENLRPGTVFELGSAKISKEEILDFGRRFDPLPMHTDEDAAAGSRFGGLIASGFHTAAILQRLVVDAVFAHAAVIAGREISSLRMRAPVRPGDVLHGAMEIVEIRPRDDGTAVVLSRGTLTNGSGTVVLEVRGETLWEHRPAGGSAVGAA; via the coding sequence GTGCGGACCGTGATCTACGCCGAGAACCTTCGGCCCGGGACCGTGTTCGAGCTGGGCAGCGCCAAGATCTCCAAGGAGGAGATCCTCGATTTCGGCCGCCGCTTCGACCCGCTGCCGATGCACACCGACGAGGACGCGGCGGCCGGCAGCCGCTTCGGGGGCCTCATCGCCAGCGGCTTCCACACCGCGGCGATCCTGCAACGTCTCGTGGTGGACGCGGTGTTCGCGCACGCCGCCGTCATCGCCGGCCGGGAGATCAGTTCCCTGCGCATGCGGGCGCCGGTCCGGCCCGGGGACGTACTGCACGGGGCGATGGAGATCGTGGAGATCCGCCCCCGCGACGACGGCACCGCCGTCGTCCTCAGCCGGGGCACCCTCACCAACGGCTCCGGCACCGTCGTCCTGGAGGTGCGGGGGGAGACGCTCTGGGAACACCGGCCGGCGGGCGGGAGTGCGGTCGGGGCGGCATGA
- a CDS encoding MarR family winged helix-turn-helix transcriptional regulator, with translation MAARDDPLDVIHESIILFSRNSRVRANNMYDDLSFVAYTMLSYVGTFPQPTASDLAERYGLEKSTVSRQLSQLEEDGMLRRVSHPSRPRTKLLELTDTGRDRLARVRQHQREGLEERLDRWPDEDVEMFGRLLRRFVTELD, from the coding sequence ATGGCAGCCAGGGACGACCCCCTCGATGTGATCCATGAGTCGATCATCCTGTTCTCCCGCAATTCCAGGGTGCGGGCGAACAACATGTACGACGACCTCTCCTTCGTCGCCTACACGATGCTGTCCTACGTAGGCACCTTCCCCCAGCCGACCGCGTCCGATCTGGCGGAGCGGTACGGCCTGGAGAAGTCCACCGTCAGCCGTCAGCTGTCCCAGCTGGAGGAAGACGGCATGCTGCGCCGGGTGTCACATCCGTCGCGGCCCAGGACCAAGTTGCTGGAACTCACCGACACCGGTCGCGACCGCCTGGCCCGCGTCAGGCAGCACCAGCGCGAAGGGCTGGAGGAACGCCTCGACCGGTGGCCGGACGAAGACGTCGAGATGTTCGGCCGCCTGCTGAGGCGGTTCGTCACGGAACTCGACTGA
- a CDS encoding non-ribosomal peptide synthetase produces the protein MSGPHLPAARCHAVRVRLDRSPDSAAPAGLWTEDVPVPAADALAERRRAVELARPTSGPRRVLLRYADGLCDLIVVAPRDQWDRTALARLTTGESTRSVESGAANTRRPVPEGPALAAAPAWGLGHDGPTVPHLLSLHEGGDEASWLAALAVTLRRYDPEAEPVIGTDHGSFTVREAPTLGELKPTGADGPALVGLLFDEAELPGAYVPCLAPPFPLTLSVFRDSGGPRLRCDHLGSHFSPEIAAQFVRHLAHVHGQVLRSPQTPVDDVELLDEAERARTAALGRPTRTLVTTEVSIPEAVARAAAATPDAIAVTDGAAGLTYRELEERADLLARGMRAHGVVGGDRVGVCLERSAELVVALLAVLKAGATYVPVDPTYPKDRIAHTAQDAELGVVVTRLPEFPAVPGCMALTPDELLDAATTTGTDDTLLPFPSPDTPAYVIYTSGSTGRPKGVVVPHSNVIALIDATRDEYGFCASDVWTWFHSSAFDLSVWEIWGCLVTGGRLVLVPYFVSREPDHFRDLLVAEKVTVLSQTPSAFAQLLGVDHGDVSVRLVVFGGEPLDARMLLPWFDRHPESACRMVNMFGITETTVHVTEQTLTRKLALAATRSVGPALPGWHLYVTDPAGRLLPPGVTGEICVGGAGVALGYLGRPDLTARRFVPDPFTGGTMYRSGDLGRLRPDGCLEHLGRMDNQVKIRGFRIELDEIRSVLLEDPDVLTAAVVVRRVDPADAATARIDAYVVLSAGGGPGAVRKRAAGILPDHMLPTTVTSLDALPLTANGKLDAARLPAPAAPRSPVRDTVPVTGDADLTERLREIWSEVLGVPVSLDDDFFELGGNSLFALRIGAALRAQGLPLLRLRELYRRPTIRETVSGLATPGS, from the coding sequence GTGTCAGGCCCTCACCTCCCCGCGGCACGCTGCCATGCGGTACGCGTGCGCTTGGACCGTTCCCCGGACTCCGCGGCCCCTGCGGGGCTGTGGACGGAGGACGTACCCGTACCGGCGGCGGACGCGCTCGCCGAGCGGCGCCGCGCCGTCGAACTCGCCCGCCCCACCTCCGGACCGCGCAGGGTCCTGCTGCGCTACGCCGACGGCCTGTGCGACCTGATCGTGGTGGCCCCGCGCGACCAGTGGGACCGTACGGCCCTCGCACGTCTGACGACCGGCGAGTCCACCCGATCCGTCGAATCCGGCGCGGCGAACACCCGACGACCCGTCCCCGAGGGGCCCGCGCTCGCTGCCGCCCCCGCATGGGGACTCGGCCACGACGGCCCTACCGTCCCGCACCTCCTCTCCCTGCACGAAGGGGGCGACGAGGCGAGCTGGCTCGCGGCCCTCGCCGTCACCCTGCGCCGCTACGACCCCGAGGCCGAGCCGGTCATCGGCACGGACCACGGCTCCTTCACCGTGCGGGAGGCCCCCACGCTCGGTGAGCTGAAGCCCACCGGCGCGGACGGACCCGCGCTCGTCGGCCTGCTCTTCGACGAGGCGGAGCTGCCCGGCGCGTACGTGCCCTGCCTGGCACCGCCGTTCCCCCTCACCCTCTCGGTCTTCCGGGACTCCGGTGGTCCACGGCTGCGCTGCGACCATCTGGGCAGCCACTTCTCCCCGGAGATCGCCGCGCAGTTCGTACGACACCTCGCCCACGTGCACGGGCAGGTCCTGCGCTCCCCGCAGACGCCGGTCGACGACGTCGAGCTCCTCGACGAGGCCGAACGCGCCCGCACCGCGGCGCTCGGCCGGCCGACCCGCACCCTGGTGACCACTGAGGTGAGCATCCCCGAGGCGGTCGCCCGCGCGGCGGCGGCGACACCCGACGCCATCGCCGTGACCGACGGGGCGGCGGGCCTGACCTATCGCGAACTCGAGGAGCGGGCCGACCTGTTGGCCCGTGGCATGCGGGCCCATGGAGTCGTCGGCGGCGACCGTGTGGGCGTGTGCCTGGAGCGCTCCGCCGAACTCGTCGTCGCACTGCTCGCCGTGCTGAAGGCCGGCGCGACCTACGTCCCCGTCGACCCCACCTACCCGAAGGACCGGATCGCCCACACGGCGCAGGACGCCGAGCTGGGCGTGGTGGTCACCCGGCTGCCGGAGTTCCCGGCGGTGCCGGGCTGTATGGCACTGACCCCGGACGAGCTGCTGGACGCCGCGACGACGACCGGGACGGACGACACGCTCCTCCCGTTCCCCTCCCCCGACACCCCCGCCTACGTCATCTACACATCCGGTTCCACCGGCCGCCCCAAGGGTGTCGTCGTACCGCACAGCAACGTGATCGCCCTGATCGACGCGACCCGCGACGAGTACGGATTCTGCGCCTCGGACGTGTGGACCTGGTTCCACTCCAGCGCCTTCGACCTGTCGGTGTGGGAGATCTGGGGCTGCCTCGTGACGGGCGGGCGGCTGGTCCTGGTGCCGTACTTCGTCTCCCGCGAACCCGACCACTTCCGCGACCTGCTCGTCGCCGAGAAGGTCACCGTGCTCAGCCAGACCCCGTCGGCCTTCGCCCAGCTCCTGGGCGTCGACCACGGCGACGTGTCCGTCCGGCTCGTCGTCTTCGGCGGTGAGCCGCTCGACGCGCGCATGCTGCTGCCCTGGTTCGACCGGCACCCCGAGTCGGCCTGCCGCATGGTGAACATGTTCGGCATCACGGAAACCACCGTCCACGTCACCGAGCAGACCCTCACCCGGAAACTGGCCCTGGCCGCCACCCGCTCCGTCGGGCCCGCCCTGCCCGGCTGGCACCTGTACGTGACGGATCCGGCCGGACGCCTGCTGCCGCCCGGAGTGACCGGCGAGATCTGCGTCGGCGGCGCCGGAGTCGCGCTCGGCTACCTGGGCCGTCCGGACCTGACCGCGCGGCGGTTCGTACCGGACCCGTTCACCGGCGGCACCATGTACCGCAGCGGCGATCTGGGACGCCTGCGCCCGGACGGCTGTCTCGAACACCTCGGGCGCATGGACAACCAGGTGAAGATCCGTGGCTTCCGCATCGAGCTGGACGAGATCCGCTCGGTCCTGCTGGAGGACCCGGACGTGCTGACGGCGGCCGTCGTCGTGCGCCGCGTCGATCCGGCCGACGCCGCCACGGCCAGGATCGACGCGTACGTGGTCCTGTCGGCCGGGGGCGGCCCGGGCGCCGTCCGCAAGCGGGCCGCGGGCATCCTGCCCGATCACATGCTCCCCACCACGGTCACCTCCTTGGACGCGCTCCCGCTGACGGCCAACGGCAAGCTCGACGCGGCGCGGCTCCCCGCACCCGCGGCGCCTCGCTCGCCGGTCCGGGACACCGTGCCCGTCACGGGCGACGCCGACCTCACCGAGCGGCTGCGGGAGATCTGGAGCGAGGTGCTGGGTGTGCCGGTCAGCCTGGACGACGACTTCTTCGAACTGGGCGGCAACTCCCTGTTCGCCCTCCGCATAGGCGCCGCCCTGCGAGCGCAGGGCCTGCCGTTGCTGCGACTGAGGGAGCTGTACCGCCGCCCGACCATCCGGGAAACCGTCAGCGGCCTCGCGACCCCGGGCAGCTGA
- a CDS encoding SDR family oxidoreductase — translation MRLHGKSVLITGAARGLGRATAVACAAEGADLTLLDICADLPGVPYPLGTPGQLEHTAALCREAGAAVLTAETDIRDLLAVREAVTRAEDRFGRIDVAVNSAGIAAPSGKPVHEIDEDEWSLMIDVDLSGAWRVMREVGKAMSARRAGSIVNVASTAGLVGYRHFAGYVAAKHAVVGLTKAAALDYAPTKVRVNAVCPGSVRDDAGAEGRMLAEIARALEVPVDEHEKTFAEAQPMNALIEPEDVAAAIVFLASDESRQITGTVLTVDGGFSIR, via the coding sequence ATGCGTTTGCACGGCAAGTCGGTCCTCATCACCGGCGCCGCCCGCGGACTCGGCCGTGCCACCGCGGTCGCCTGCGCCGCCGAGGGCGCCGACCTCACGCTGCTGGACATCTGCGCCGACCTGCCCGGGGTGCCCTACCCGCTGGGCACCCCGGGCCAGTTGGAGCACACCGCCGCACTGTGCCGGGAGGCGGGCGCCGCCGTCCTCACCGCCGAGACCGACATCCGCGACCTGCTCGCCGTACGGGAGGCGGTGACCCGGGCCGAGGACCGGTTCGGCCGGATCGACGTCGCCGTCAACAGCGCGGGCATCGCGGCGCCCTCCGGCAAGCCGGTGCACGAGATCGACGAGGACGAGTGGTCCCTGATGATCGACGTGGATCTCTCCGGGGCCTGGCGGGTGATGCGCGAGGTCGGCAAGGCGATGAGCGCCCGGCGCGCCGGCAGCATCGTCAACGTCGCCTCCACCGCCGGGCTCGTCGGCTACCGGCACTTCGCCGGATACGTCGCCGCCAAGCACGCCGTCGTCGGCCTCACCAAGGCCGCCGCCCTCGACTACGCGCCGACCAAGGTCCGTGTGAACGCCGTCTGCCCGGGATCGGTGCGCGACGACGCGGGGGCCGAGGGCCGGATGCTCGCCGAGATCGCCCGCGCGCTGGAGGTACCCGTCGACGAGCACGAGAAGACCTTCGCCGAGGCCCAGCCCATGAACGCCCTGATCGAACCCGAGGACGTCGCCGCCGCGATCGTCTTCCTCGCCTCCGACGAATCCCGGCAGATCACCGGCACGGTCCTCACCGTGGACGGCGGCTTCAGCATCCGCTGA
- a CDS encoding thioesterase II family protein, producing the protein MTTSDTTKLICLPYAGAGASFYRPWTALAGDALEVVALQLPGRERLIDEEPYRDVHTAADGLLVQLRERLGDGDDHRVVLFGHSLGAVLAYELAHRLVGEPDIELVHLFVSGSPEPSLGREQHATGLSDEDFLSRVGEFAGYHHPALDDPEMRAMVLPTLRADVEMHEAYTPSTDLPLEAPLTVIRGEDDDLVDYDDAEAWSKVAGEDFEHVKVPGGHMYLADSSPSLVRLIVSSVL; encoded by the coding sequence ATGACCACCTCTGACACGACCAAGCTGATCTGCCTCCCGTACGCCGGAGCCGGCGCCTCGTTCTACCGCCCCTGGACGGCCCTCGCCGGGGACGCGCTGGAGGTCGTGGCTCTGCAACTGCCCGGCCGGGAACGGCTGATCGACGAGGAGCCGTACCGTGACGTGCACACGGCGGCGGACGGACTCCTGGTCCAGCTGCGGGAACGGCTCGGCGACGGCGACGACCACCGAGTCGTCCTGTTCGGGCACAGCCTCGGCGCCGTGCTCGCCTACGAACTCGCCCACCGGCTGGTCGGCGAACCCGACATCGAGCTCGTCCACCTGTTCGTCAGCGGATCTCCGGAACCCTCCCTCGGACGCGAACAGCACGCCACCGGCCTCTCCGACGAGGACTTCCTCTCCCGCGTCGGCGAGTTCGCGGGCTATCACCATCCCGCGCTCGACGACCCGGAGATGCGCGCCATGGTCCTTCCCACCCTGCGCGCGGACGTCGAGATGCACGAGGCCTACACGCCCAGCACCGACCTTCCGCTGGAGGCGCCGCTCACCGTCATCCGGGGCGAGGACGACGACTTGGTCGACTACGACGACGCCGAGGCCTGGAGCAAGGTGGCCGGCGAGGACTTCGAGCATGTCAAGGTCCCCGGCGGCCACATGTACCTGGCCGACTCCTCCCCCTCGCTGGTCCGCCTGATCGTCTCGTCGGTGCTGTAG